One Nocardiopsis gilva YIM 90087 genomic window, TTTTTTCCGCCCACCCCAACGCACGGTTCGCTGTCATGACAGCGCCGGGCGAATGCCTCGTCGCAACGCGCGGAAACAAACGTTACCGCCTCAGCTCGGAAACCGATTCGGGTGGGATCGATCCCCTCGTGTTCGCATCCGCGTTCTGGCGTGTCCACACGCACCTTCGTGGGGAGATTGTTTCCAGTTCGGTCAAGGTGGGCGTCGGGCAGCACCAGGTGGTGATGCGGGTCGTCCCGGAAACCCGGGAGGCGACGTGACCGGCGGGGGGCGAAGGCGGTGTCAGCCTCAGCGTGCTCCGGCCCAACGGCCTCAGATCATGTCGGCCAGGCGCCGGATCGTGTCCTGTGCCTGCTGCTCCGCACCGGCTTCCCGGTAGAGCCCGATCGCCGTCCGCAGTTCGCTACGAGCCGCGTCGGGAGCGGTTCGCCGCAGGGCCTCGGCGCGCTTGACGTGGACGTCGGCCATCCGGCGGGAGTCTCCCAGCTCGCGGTGGAGACCGATGGCGGCGTTCCAGTGGTCCATCGCGAGCGTGGTGTTCCTGGTCAGCTGTGCCAGGTCGCCCTTGCGGGTCCGGATACGCGCCTCGTTCTGGACGTCCCTGACCGGTTGTTGGGACACGAGCGTCCATGCCCGGTCCAGTAGCTCTCCGGCCTCGTCGAAGCGCCCTTCACTCATTCGTGCCTGGCCCAGCTTGCACGCCGCGTTGTAGACGGCCCGCTGGTTTTCCGGCGATGGGGTGAGGGACTCGGCGGTCTCCAGGACATCGGCGAGGAACGCGCCCGCACGGGCGAACTCCTTCCGTTCCTGGTACACGTCGCCGACCGCCTCCAGGGCGGTGAGCAGAGCCAGCGGGTGTTCCGGACGCGCGGCCCTGGCGAGGTCAAGTCCGGTCTCGGCATCCGCGAGCGCCCGATCGTACTCGGCGTCCCGCCGGTAGGCGATGGAGCGCTGCACGTATATGCGGGAAAGCCGGGCCGGCGGAAGCTCGGACGTCGGTGCGACCGCATTGATGAGGGCGGTATGCGTGTCGACCACGTCATCGAAGTGGCCGCCGAGGAACCAGAAGGCCCACAGCGCTTCACACAGCTGGAACCCCTCGCGGAAGCGCCCCTCGCGAGCCGCAAGGACAGCCATCGCCTTGACAGCCGCACGTTCGGTTCTGAGGCGTCGACGCGCCTCGTCCTTGCTCTCGAACACGACGCCATCCGGCGGCGGGGTGATTCCCTGGCCATCCAAGTCCTTGTGGAGCCACCGGCCGGGCAGCAGCACACGGTGCGCGGTCAAGGCGAGCTCGAGGTAGTAGGCGAGCAGGTCCGCGACGACATCGGAGCCCTCGGTGGCGACGCGACGGGCAATCTTGACCGTCCGGTCGGACCGGAATCGGTAGCGGGGCTCATCTGCCGGGCTATCGGCGTTCGCACGAGCCGGGGGCGGCGGAACGTTCTCCAGGATGTCGTCAGCGACCAGGCCAGCCAGCAACCGTCGTGTCTCGGCTACGTCCCGACCGGAGACCCGTGTAGCGGCTCCGAGCCCGAAGTCAGCGTCGGGGTGCCAGGCCAACTGGACACAGAAGCGGCGCGCGTCGGCGGGGAGGCCGTCGAGCAGAGCGCCATGGTCGGGCGCCATGTCCCCGTCCTCGCGTGGGTGGGTGCCGAGGATTTCCTCATGGATGACCGCGAGTCCGGACCCGCTGTGGTGATGTTCCGCGTGACGAATCCGGGTACCGATGCGAACGAGGACGTCGGGCGTTCCACCAAGGAACTCGGCAATCGCCCGCGCCATGCTTCGCTCCTGCCGCGTCCCCCATTCCACCTGCGCTCTGGCGCTAAGGAGTTCGAGCGAATGGGAGCTGGACAGCGGGCCGAGCTGGATCTCCCTTTCGTCGATGTGTCGGAACGTCGCCGTGTCCGGATCGCCGTCGTAGAGGGGGTCGAAGACACGGGACGACGCGATGATCGCGAGGCTGCCGGGGCTGACCGGAACGAAGGGGCGGATTTGGGCGAGGCTGTCGGGACCGTCAATGAGGATCGCGACGGCGTCTCGGGCATCGATCCTGTCCCGCAACCGCTTCGCCCGTTTGTCGAGGGAGGCGGGAATCTCGTCATCCGTGTCCCCCATGTCCCGCAGGAGTCGACTGATCGATTCCGGAATCCCTTGGCGTCCGGGTTCGACCTGGTAATAGCCACCGGGAAAACGCTGCGGTTCCTCGTCGTGAACGACCTTCGCGACTTTTCGGCCAAGGGCGGTGGTGCCAATCCCTCCACGGCCCCAGAGCGTGACCACCGTCGCCACGGAACCGCCGTTGTCGATGATGCACCGAATGCGCTCCAAAACCGCACACTGATTGATGTACAGGGGCGGAGCGGGAATCCGGTAGTCCACCTGGGGACTGAGCGATGGCCCCGGCTGACCGCCGATGGTGGCGTTGAGGTTGAGGATCGTGTGCGCTTGGATTCCCAGACCGCTGTTGGTGTCGATGGTGTTGCGGACTCGCTGATCAGAGGGGGAATCTACGGTGTTCTCCGCGGAAGCGGATGCGAGATCGGGATCGGTGGCGGCGTCGTTTTCCTGCCCGTCACCGCCGAGATCGTCGCCATCACGCATGAACCCCACCTCACGAGGACCGAGGAATTGTCATCGGCAGCCTATCTATTGTCCGCGGCACTGAAGGCGTATACGCGGCGCCGGTAGTAGGCGAAGGTGACGGCCGCCAACAGCGGTCCCCACGCCAGCGTTGGGGCATAGGCCGCAGCCAGCCATCCTCCGGGAGGCTCAGCGTCGAAGGGCGTGGAGGAGCCCATGAGATCGGGGCTCACCGCGCGCGCCTGCTCCGGCGTCACGAAGTGGAAGAGCCAATTGAGCAGGCCGTAGCCGGTGATCAAGGCGACAGCGAGCGTGCCGAGTACAGCGGGCACCACCGCCGCCATGACCGGGATACGCCGACCGCCCACCAGCGGGACCCACCGCGGCACCCCTTCTCCCCACGGGTACACCAGACCCAGCGTCAGCAGCCCGAGCCCCACCTCGGTCACGCTCAACATGACCGGGTACCAGCCGCCCGGCATCGCCGCCAGGTGCAGGCGCCACAGCGACGAGGGCAGCAGGCACAGCGGCACCGCATAGGCGGTCCAGAGGGCCCAGCGCGGTGGTCGGACAGCGGCATGGTCGGCGGCAGTGTTCGAGGTCGGCACATCGTCCCCCGGCGGTCGTTTCCTCGCTCCAGCTCCGGCCGCCTTGATGCGGCCGGATACGGCCCATCGTCTGCCGTTCCGCCCTGGCGCGCTTCCCTCCCATGGGGGATCCGAATCCGTCCGACGGTTGACTACAGCATCGGCATCCGCGCCGACGGTCGGCTCCGCCTAACGTGGAGGCATGCGCCTGACCGCTTTCACCGATCTCTCGCTCCGCATCGTGATGCGGCTGGCCGTCGCGGAGGACGAGCTGCTGACCACCCGGGACGTCGCGGGCATGGTCGCGATGCCCTATACCCACGCGGCCAAGGCGGTCGCGCGGTTAAGTGACATGGGGTTGGTGGAGGCCCGTCGGGGGCGCGGTGGTGGGCTGCGGTTGACCGATGCCGGGCACCGGGCGTCGGTCGGGTGGATCGCGCGGGAGTTGGAGGGTGCGGGGGACGTCGTCGGTTGTGAGGACGACCCGCCGTGCCCGCTGCGCTCTGCGTGTCGGCTGCGGACCGCGCTGCGCAGGGCCCAGGAGGCGTTCTTCGCGTCGCTCGATCCCGTGACGGTGGATTCTCTCGTGGCCTCTCCCGCCGGGGCGGTGCTGGCCACGCTCCGGGCGTCCGACCGGGGATCGACACCCGAGGAAACGGCGCCCGAATCTCGCGTGTGACCTGCTGAGTCATCGGATACTGCGCCCCGGTGCGGCGGGTTGGGCCTCCGGACTTAATATGCATCTGAAACTCCAGTTAAAGGAGTCTCGCTCCCCCTTCACTCCCTTGGAGGTCGCATGCTGTCCGCGGAATCCGCGAAGGTCGTACAGGCCACCCTGCCGGTCATCGGCGCGTCGCTCGACGCCATCACCGACCGCTTCTACTCGACGATGTTCGCCGAGCGCCCCGACCTGCTGGACGGGCTGTTCAACCGGGGCAACCAGGCCAGCGGGGAGCAGCGCCGAGCGCTGGCCGCCTCCATCGCGGGCTTCGCCACCGCGCTCCTGGACAACCCGCTGGAGCGCCCCGACGCCCTGCTCTCCCGCATCGCGCACAAGCACACCGCCGTGGGCGTCACCGACGACCAGTACATCATCGTGCACAAGTACCTGTTCGGCGCGATCGCCGACGTGCTCGGCGATGCGGTGACGCCCGAGGTCGCTGCCGCCTGGGACGACGTGTACTGGCTGATGGCCGGCGCGCTCATCGCCCAGGAGGCGCGCATCTACGCCGAGGCCGGTGCCGAGGACGGGCGCACGTGGCGCCAGTGGACCGTCGTCCGACGCACGCAGGAGACCCCCGACGTGGTCTCCTGCACGCTCCGCCCCGTGGGTGACGCCCCCGTCCCGGCGGCGCGCCCCGGCCAGTACGTCAGCGTCCGCGTCCTCCTCCCCGACGGCACGCACCAGCTGCGCCAGTACTCGCTGTCCGGCGGCACGGGCGCGGGGCTGCGGCGGATCACCGTCAAGCGCATGCGGGACGATGCGCCCCCGCCGGGCGAGGTGTCGAACCTGCTGCACGACACCGTCCGCGAGGGCGACGAGCTGACGCTGTCCGCCCCCTTCGGCGACCTCCGGCTGGAAGACGGCGAAGGGCCGGTGGTCCTCGCCTCCGCCGGGATCGGATGCACACCGATCACGGCGATGCTGCACCATCTGGCCGAGACCGAATCACAGCGCCGCGTTCTCCTCCTACACGCCGACCGGTCGGAGCGCACCCACGCCCTGCGCGTCGAGGCCGAGACTCTGATCGAGCGAATCCCCCGTGCTGAGCACGTGTTCTGGTACGAGGACGCCTCCGGCGGCCCCGCGGCGCGGCCCGGACGGATGGACCTCGGCGGCGTCACCGTTCCCCGCGACGCCGAGGCGTACCTGTGCGGCCCGCTGCCCTTCATGCGCGACGTGCGTGCCCAGCTCCTCGCCACCGGAGTATCCGCCGCGGCCGTGCACTACGAGGTGTTCGGCCCTGACCTGTGGCTCGGCACCGACTGAGCGGCTGGCCCAGGTGGGACCACCAGCGTCGAGCGGTGGCCTCGCAGGCTACGGCGCGCTCGCGAGCGCCGAGGGCCAGCGGGTTCCGGTCGTTCCGCCGGGGCGACCAGCACCGTCCCGGCGGGTGCCGGCTTTATGGGACCGGGCCGAATTTCACCGAGGCGACGATGTTCTCTCGGGACGACGAACCCGGGGGCAGCGACTGGACGTCCCTCTGGCAGGAGAGGTCAGAGTAGGCCACCGCCGCCGTGTCCGTCCTGTTGTGCACCACGCGGGCCGGGAACACCGGGAAGGCCGGCTCCCCGACCTGGATGCACCTGCCATCCGGAGGATTGCTGATGCTCTTCGTCTGCCCCGTGTTCGTGACCCAGACCAGCCGTCCCTCCGCGGCATAGGCGGGCATGGGCAGTGCTACCGCTGCGGCCATGGCGGCGGTGGCGGTGGCCAGCGCGAAACGACCAAGCATCTCTGATTCCCCCGATAGGTCGCGCTTCCGGTCACGATCGACGACCGTGCTGCCCGGCCCTTTGCCCGGAGGAGCCCGGGATCATTCGCGGCTGGCCGCTTCCGGACCGTGCCCCGACCGTCGTGGCCCCGGGAGCGCTGCGCCCGCCCCGGGGCCGGGGCGGGCGTTCGAGCGGGACCTCCTGACGGGTCCGACGGCTCAGGCCGAGACGGCCTCGATGAGGCTGAGGGGCGAGGCAGTCGGGACGATCCGATGCAGGCGCAGGTCGGCGTCGGCGAGGAGGGTCGCGAACTGCTCCTCGGTTCGTTCGCGGCCGTTGACCAGGGTGAGCATGGAGAAGTCCATGGTCTTGCCGGGGTGGGGGGTGTCGCCAGGCGGGATCACCTGCTCGATGATCAGGACCCGGCCGTCGGGGGCCATGGCGTTGCGGCATCCGCGCAGGATCGTGGCGGCCTGGTCGTCGGGCCAGTCGTGGAGGATCCACTTCAGCAGGTACAGGTCGCCGTCCTCCGGGGCCGTGTGGAAGAAATCGCCGCCGACGACGCTGCAGCGGTCGGCGAGGCCTTCGGCGCGGAGCTTCTCCTGGGCGGCCTCGGCGACGTGCGGGGCATCGAAAACCACGCCCCGGCTGTCGGGGGTGCTGCGCAGGATGGCGCTGAGCAGGGAGCCGTTACCGCCGCCCACGTCGACGATTCGGCGGGCATAGGAGAAGTCGTAGGCGTCGAGCACGGCGCGGAGCATCGGCCGGCTCATCTCCCGCATGGCGGCGTTGAAGAGGTCACCGTGCTCGGGGTGGCCGGCCAGGTAGTCGAAGAAGGACGTGCCGAACGTCGTGGGGAAGGTCGCCTCCCCGGTGCGCACGCTGTGCAG contains:
- a CDS encoding tetratricopeptide repeat protein — protein: MRDGDDLGGDGQENDAATDPDLASASAENTVDSPSDQRVRNTIDTNSGLGIQAHTILNLNATIGGQPGPSLSPQVDYRIPAPPLYINQCAVLERIRCIIDNGGSVATVVTLWGRGGIGTTALGRKVAKVVHDEEPQRFPGGYYQVEPGRQGIPESISRLLRDMGDTDDEIPASLDKRAKRLRDRIDARDAVAILIDGPDSLAQIRPFVPVSPGSLAIIASSRVFDPLYDGDPDTATFRHIDEREIQLGPLSSSHSLELLSARAQVEWGTRQERSMARAIAEFLGGTPDVLVRIGTRIRHAEHHHSGSGLAVIHEEILGTHPREDGDMAPDHGALLDGLPADARRFCVQLAWHPDADFGLGAATRVSGRDVAETRRLLAGLVADDILENVPPPPARANADSPADEPRYRFRSDRTVKIARRVATEGSDVVADLLAYYLELALTAHRVLLPGRWLHKDLDGQGITPPPDGVVFESKDEARRRLRTERAAVKAMAVLAAREGRFREGFQLCEALWAFWFLGGHFDDVVDTHTALINAVAPTSELPPARLSRIYVQRSIAYRRDAEYDRALADAETGLDLARAARPEHPLALLTALEAVGDVYQERKEFARAGAFLADVLETAESLTPSPENQRAVYNAACKLGQARMSEGRFDEAGELLDRAWTLVSQQPVRDVQNEARIRTRKGDLAQLTRNTTLAMDHWNAAIGLHRELGDSRRMADVHVKRAEALRRTAPDAARSELRTAIGLYREAGAEQQAQDTIRRLADMI
- a CDS encoding RrF2 family transcriptional regulator; protein product: MRLTAFTDLSLRIVMRLAVAEDELLTTRDVAGMVAMPYTHAAKAVARLSDMGLVEARRGRGGGLRLTDAGHRASVGWIARELEGAGDVVGCEDDPPCPLRSACRLRTALRRAQEAFFASLDPVTVDSLVASPAGAVLATLRASDRGSTPEETAPESRV
- a CDS encoding methyltransferase, whose protein sequence is MPAEQTDQVEQPEQAQRQGQAEPSEAAVRLLEMHEQLIHARALQIAAELRIGDLLADGPRTAADLATATDTHTDALYRMLRMLAARGVFTETDPGCFALTDLGAPLRSDHPYSVHATLAFGGATAQVFLDSLHSVRTGEATFPTTFGTSFFDYLAGHPEHGDLFNAAMREMSRPMLRAVLDAYDFSYARRIVDVGGGNGSLLSAILRSTPDSRGVVFDAPHVAEAAQEKLRAEGLADRCSVVGGDFFHTAPEDGDLYLLKWILHDWPDDQAATILRGCRNAMAPDGRVLIIEQVIPPGDTPHPGKTMDFSMLTLVNGRERTEEQFATLLADADLRLHRIVPTASPLSLIEAVSA
- a CDS encoding globin domain-containing protein, which gives rise to MLSAESAKVVQATLPVIGASLDAITDRFYSTMFAERPDLLDGLFNRGNQASGEQRRALAASIAGFATALLDNPLERPDALLSRIAHKHTAVGVTDDQYIIVHKYLFGAIADVLGDAVTPEVAAAWDDVYWLMAGALIAQEARIYAEAGAEDGRTWRQWTVVRRTQETPDVVSCTLRPVGDAPVPAARPGQYVSVRVLLPDGTHQLRQYSLSGGTGAGLRRITVKRMRDDAPPPGEVSNLLHDTVREGDELTLSAPFGDLRLEDGEGPVVLASAGIGCTPITAMLHHLAETESQRRVLLLHADRSERTHALRVEAETLIERIPRAEHVFWYEDASGGPAARPGRMDLGGVTVPRDAEAYLCGPLPFMRDVRAQLLATGVSAAAVHYEVFGPDLWLGTD